GGCCTTTTTCTGGGTCTAAAATTGTCAATTGGAATGGATAATGGAGTGCATTTATTCTGATTTTTGCTTGGatgaataaatatcatCTTTTGCATTTATCCACAGTTTATAGAATCCAATAAGGCCTGATACGAGTGACAGAACTCCGTAGGTCCCCTTTGGTATTATTTTAGCGTCGTatactttgaaaaaatcaatagaATTTGCCATGAAATCGAATATTAATTTAGAGATTTCGAGGTGTATGACTTTTTTCTGTCTTTTAAGGTCATTTAGTTGAGCATAAATATCTATAGTATCATTGTAAAAAAGtttgttattatttgaaatttggaaattgatTGCTTCTCTTTTAATCTTGATTAGAAGATTCAGTTCGAATTCCTTTTGTTGGTTTGTGTTTAATTGACTCAGATTATTTATTAAACTTAGAACGATATCATACTGCCAGGAAAGTACTTGATGTCTCGATATCCTTTCGTAGAAATATGGATTCGACcaaactttgaatttatGTAACAGTACTAATTCATCACATATCGTATAATATAGATTAATCAGATCATTAATCTTGAATGTTTCATTTATGGACTGCAACGATAAATGCTTACGATTGGtatacaattttttaatggCTTTAATGAAATCCCACGTCAGAAATGGACTATTTCCGAATCTAAGGATGTATCGATACGTACTTAATTGACTTGAAATGTATGATAGCGTTTTAACgaatttttgcaaaaagaatatgatTAGAAGCCTTGGTTTATTGACTAAAAGGTTCATAACGATATTGTTAACATTTGATTTGGAAATATATGATTTGggttttgattctttctCAATGAATAGTATGATTAAATCCAGAGTGTATTTGACGATCTTAGCAAATTTATCTTTCCCACTAAGAGAATTAAGAAGATATTGcaatatttccaaattcGTAACGGTAATTTTAGTCATATCCTTTACGTTTGGAATGGTAACGTTAttgctattattattattatttgattcatCCTTCCTCGGTGataaaatctttaattCCTCGACAAAATTGTCACTGTCACCACTTATATTATGGTACGTATTATGGTATTGGTAGTTTCCTGTACCGTACGAATCCATCGCTACAGACACTAAactctctctctctctctctctcttaCACTCAATAGAATCCACCTTAATCTGTCGATtgtattgattttatttacTCTGAGAAC
The genomic region above belongs to Kazachstania africana CBS 2517 chromosome 7, complete genome and contains:
- the KAFR0G02100 gene encoding uncharacterized protein (similar to Saccharomyces cerevisiae PEX25 (YPL112C) and PEX27 (YOR193W); ancestral locus Anc_8.601), translating into MDSYGTGNYQYHNTYHNISGDSDNFVEELKILSPRKDESNNNNNSNNVTIPNVKDMTKITVTNLEILQYLLNSLSGKDKFAKIVKYTLDLIILFIEKESKPKSYISKSNVNNIVMNLLVNKPRLLIIFFLQKFVKTLSYISSQLSTYRYILRFGNSPFLTWDFIKAIKKLYTNRKHLSLQSINETFKINDLINLYYTICDELVLLHKFKVWSNPYFYERISRHQVLSWQYDIVLSLINNLSQLNTNQQKEFELNLLIKIKREAINFQISNNNKLFYNDTIDIYAQLNDLKRQKKVIHLEISKLIFDFMANSIDFFKVYDAKIIPKGTYGVLSLVSGLIGFYKLWINAKDDIYSSKQKSE